A single genomic interval of Zingiber officinale cultivar Zhangliang chromosome 4A, Zo_v1.1, whole genome shotgun sequence harbors:
- the LOC121971514 gene encoding pentatricopeptide repeat-containing protein At3g02650, mitochondrial-like: MWWRSRAKASLLRILIRRPSPIYSTQVCLQTLPLIPPPPPSPAWIRPVDARLPTLRFFSSAQQCEDVGKGSSELGIKTGENSEADESLNRLWKENIDDDDTSDIFADEKFEEAAENECDVVADVDLEQVEKVRSLLGGTSQDSLETRLDQIDVRLSAELVALVLQTPDVVPQNLINFFTWAWKSEESVRSSRTVEILVDAVSGSTELSKMDAYKLWDLVKEIGTNKSVLNTSILNQLISLFGRLQKPRAGLEVFNKFSDFGCYPDGNTYCLTIAALGTRSLFNTAWPVCEKMLTSEDLPDGENIGKIITFLCKGKKAKEAHLLYLMARQKEMLLPSSCLDILVRSLSTKDETLQMALELLNNYPKEYVRNANAIFALVIKGLCRAKQPQEAKKLLLRMVHSGPPPGTAVFNYVITALSKGGEMEDAVSLMNLIKERGLLPDIYTYSVIMSGFAEGGLMDEAYQIYREAKKKHSKLSRVTYHILIRGYCKMEEYEKALKCVREMKEDGVQPNSDEYSKLIRSLCVKALDWRTAEKLLEEMKESGLFLKDATRSLISAVKELEEEAKSESVRDEV, encoded by the coding sequence ATGTGGTGGAGATCTAGAGCGAAGGCTTCTCTTCTCCGAATATTGATTCGACGACCATCGCCGATCTATTCGACCCAGGTCTGTCTCCAAACCCTGCCTCTgatccctcctcctcctccctcacCCGCATGGATCCGCCCCGTCGACGCCCGCCTCCCCACGCTCCGATTCTTCTCTTCGGCACAGCAATGTGAAGATGTTGGGAAGGGCTCCTCCGAGCTGGGGATTAAGACAGGCGAGAATAGCGAAGCGGACGAAAGCCTTAACCGTTTGTGGAAAGAGAACATCGACGACGACGATACCTCTGATATTTTCGCGGACGAGAAGTTCGAAGAAGCGGCCGAGAATGAGTGCGACGTCGTTGCTGACGTCGATCTGGAGCAGGTTGAGAAGGTCAGATCCCTTCTTGGTGGTACTTCGCAAGATTCCTTGGAAACAAGATTGGATCAGATTGACGTGAGATTGAGTGCCGAGCTAGTGGCGTTGGTGCTTCAGACGCCGGATGTCGTACCTCAAAATCTGATTAACTTCTTCACATGGGCTTGGAAGAGTGAAGAGTCAGTCAGATCATCAAGGACGGTGGAAATTCTTGTCGACGCTGTCAGTGGTTCTACTGAGCTTAGCAAAATGGATGCGTACAAGTTGTGGGATTTGGTTAAGGAAATCGGGACGAATAAGTCGGTGCTGAATACTTCAATTCTTAATCAATTGATTTCTTTGTTTGGGAGATTGCAGAAACCTAGGGCTGGTCTCGAAGTGTTCAACAAGTTCAGCGACTTTGGTTGTTACCCGGATGGGAATACATACTGCTTGACAATTGCTGCCCTTGGCACACGATCCTTGTTTAACACTGCCTGGCCTGTTTGTGAGAAGATGCTTACCTCTGAAGACCTCCCTGATGGTGAGAATATTGGGAAGATAATTACTTTCCTATGTAAAGGGAAAAAAGCAAAGGAGGCTCATCTGCTTTACCTGATGGCTCGGCAGAAAGAGATGTTACTGCCAAGTTCTTGCTTAGATATTCTGGTCAGGAGTCTTTCCACAAAGGACGAAACGTTGCAAATGGCTCTAGAGTTGCTAAACAACTATCCTAAGGAATATGTAAGGAATGCCAATGCTATTTTTGCTTTAGTAATTAAAGGCTTATGCAGAGCTAAACAACCTCAGGAGGCCAAAAAGTTATTACTTAGGATGGTTCATTCAGGCCCACCACCTGGAACTGCTGTGTTTAATTATGTCATCACTGCTCTTTCAAAGGGAGGAGAAATGGAGGATGCCGTTTCTCTGATgaatttaattaaagaaagaggATTGCTACCGGATATATACACTTACAGTGTTATCATGAGTGGCTTTGCAGAAGGTGGCCTGATGGACGAGGCCTATCAAATCTATCGCGAAGCCAAGAAGAAGCATTCTAAGCTTAGTCGTGTCACATATCACATACTTATACGCGGTTATTGCAAGATGGAGGAGTATGAGAAGGCTCTTAAATGCGTGAGGGAAATGAAAGAGGATGGAGTACAACCAAATTCAGACGAGTACAGCAAACTAATACGATCGTTGTGCGTTAAGGCTCTTGATTGGCGCACAGCTGAAAAGCTTCTGGAAGAGATGAAAGAGAGTGGCTTGTTCCTTAAGGATGCAACACGCAGCCTCATTTCTGCAGTCAAGGAATTGGAAGAGGAAGCAAAATCTGAATCTGTCCGCGATGAAGTGTAA